The following coding sequences are from one Methanohalophilus halophilus window:
- a CDS encoding 50S ribosomal protein L5: MRDPRVDKVIVHMGVGESGQHLVDAEGILSTITGQGVVRCYSRRTMPSFGIKKHEPIGCKVTLRGKNAEDFLSTSINIIEKRLSASQFDNDGNVAFGIEEHTDFPGMRYDPNIGIFGMDINVIVNRPGYRVKKRRASKHKISSSHKITKDDSISFFKEKYAVEVV, from the coding sequence ATGAGAGATCCCAGGGTTGACAAGGTAATTGTCCATATGGGTGTAGGAGAGAGTGGTCAGCATCTTGTTGATGCAGAAGGAATATTGTCAACTATCACCGGACAGGGAGTTGTCAGATGTTATTCCAGAAGAACCATGCCTTCCTTTGGTATCAAAAAGCATGAGCCAATAGGATGTAAAGTAACCCTCAGGGGAAAGAATGCAGAAGATTTTCTTTCAACGTCGATTAACATCATTGAGAAAAGACTTTCTGCTTCCCAGTTTGATAATGATGGAAACGTGGCTTTTGGAATAGAGGAGCACACTGATTTCCCTGGAATGAGATATGATCCGAATATCGGTATCTTTGGAATGGACATAAATGTCATAGTAAACCGTCCGGGTTACAGGGTCAAGAAAAGGCGTGCTTCAAAACATAAAATCTCCAGTTCACATAAAATAACAAAGGATGATTCAATTTCATTCTTCAAGGAGAAATATGCGGTGGAGGTCGTATAA
- a CDS encoding 30S ribosomal protein S4e → MGKHQKRISVPKSWQISKKSRKWITSTRPGPHNKDQSVPLAVVLRDMLGIVDNRAEAKRVLSEGKVLVDGVVRKDVRLPVGIMDIITIPSDNTSYRVLLDRMGRLSLQKMEGIEEKKLCRIDGKTCIKGGRLQLNLDDGSNVLGSNDYNRKDSIVMSIPGKEILKHIEYKEGNLALIVGGSHTGEVGKIAEINTVLSSKKNTVSISGATDFETIEDYVFVIGENEPEIAMGGELID, encoded by the coding sequence GTGGGCAAACATCAAAAGAGAATATCTGTCCCGAAGAGCTGGCAGATATCCAAGAAATCTAGAAAATGGATAACCTCTACAAGGCCAGGCCCTCACAACAAAGACCAGAGCGTACCTCTTGCCGTAGTGCTTCGTGATATGCTTGGCATAGTGGATAACAGGGCAGAGGCAAAAAGAGTCCTTTCCGAAGGGAAAGTTCTGGTTGACGGTGTAGTACGGAAAGATGTTCGTTTACCCGTAGGGATAATGGATATTATTACCATTCCTTCCGATAACACTTCTTACAGGGTTTTGCTTGACAGAATGGGAAGGCTTTCCCTCCAGAAAATGGAAGGTATCGAGGAAAAGAAGCTTTGCAGGATTGACGGAAAGACCTGTATAAAAGGTGGCAGGTTACAGCTTAATCTCGACGACGGGTCCAATGTGCTTGGATCAAACGATTACAACAGGAAGGATTCTATTGTGATGTCCATTCCTGGTAAAGAGATCCTCAAGCACATCGAATACAAAGAAGGTAATCTTGCCCTGATTGTAGGCGGTAGCCACACCGGAGAGGTCGGAAAGATTGCCGAGATAAACACCGTTCTCAGTTCCAAGAAGAATACGGTCTCCATTTCAGGAGCAACCGATTTCGAAACAATTGAGGATTATGTTTTTGTAATTGGCGAAAACGAACCTGAAATTGCAATGGGTGGTGAGCTGATTGACTAA
- a CDS encoding 50S ribosomal protein L32e, with protein MEENTDLKCGLFEDAECKRLFKARKIQKSKKPTFKRAGSHKFKRLDSNWRRPRGLQGKLRRHYVAKGAIAQVGYGSPKTVKGLHPSGFVEVLVHNPADVEDIDASIQAIRISGKVGGRKRALIESKADEMGIKIFNRKGGQ; from the coding sequence ATGGAAGAGAATACTGATTTAAAATGTGGGCTTTTCGAAGATGCCGAATGTAAAAGGCTTTTTAAGGCACGCAAAATCCAGAAAAGTAAAAAACCCACTTTCAAAAGAGCGGGTTCCCACAAATTCAAGCGTCTTGATTCCAACTGGAGACGTCCCAGAGGTTTGCAGGGCAAACTGCGTAGACATTATGTTGCAAAGGGTGCTATCGCACAGGTAGGTTATGGAAGTCCCAAAACAGTAAAGGGGTTACATCCATCCGGCTTTGTAGAGGTGCTTGTGCACAACCCGGCTGATGTGGAAGATATCGATGCCTCCATACAGGCAATCCGTATATCCGGCAAAGTCGGCGGCAGGAAAAGAGCTCTTATTGAATCCAAAGCGGATGAAATGGGTATAAAGATATTCAATCGCAAAGGAGGTCAGTGA
- the cmk gene encoding (d)CMP kinase: MLLTISGLPGSGTTTVSRMLALHYDIEMISAGDVFRNLAKEHSMSLGEFGKLAESDPAIDRMIDERQQDIALSRDNIILEGRLAGHMAGDEALCIWLKASRKVRVERIVGREGSSFEAKLNETIERESSEALRYREIYDIDINDLSIYDLVIESNRWNQYQICDILKAAIDNLGGFFNE, encoded by the coding sequence ATGCTTCTTACTATAAGCGGTCTTCCGGGCAGTGGAACCACCACCGTGTCCCGCATGCTCGCCTTGCATTATGACATCGAAATGATTTCAGCAGGTGACGTTTTCCGCAATCTTGCAAAAGAACATTCCATGAGTCTGGGTGAATTTGGAAAACTTGCCGAATCCGATCCTGCAATAGACAGGATGATTGATGAGAGACAGCAAGATATTGCTTTAAGCCGGGATAACATAATTCTGGAGGGCAGGCTTGCCGGTCATATGGCAGGTGATGAAGCACTGTGTATATGGCTCAAAGCATCCCGAAAGGTCCGTGTTGAACGTATCGTTGGGCGTGAAGGTTCTTCTTTTGAAGCAAAACTCAACGAAACAATAGAAAGGGAATCTTCCGAAGCTTTGAGATATCGCGAAATATATGATATAGATATAAATGACCTTTCAATCTATGATCTGGTGATCGAGTCAAACCGCTGGAACCAATACCAGATATGTGATATATTAAAGGCCGCAATTGATAATCTGGGTGGGTTTTTTAACGAATAA
- a CDS encoding 30S ribosomal protein S14, whose protein sequence is MVQTKKSFGRGASECRRCGRKQGLIRKYGIYLCRHCFREVAHEMGFEKYT, encoded by the coding sequence ATGGTACAAACCAAGAAAAGTTTTGGACGTGGTGCCAGCGAGTGCAGAAGATGTGGTCGTAAGCAGGGATTGATCCGTAAATACGGCATCTACCTTTGCAGGCATTGTTTCAGGGAAGTAGCCCATGAAATGGGTTTTGAAAAATATACATGA
- a CDS encoding RNA-guided pseudouridylation complex pseudouridine synthase subunit Cbf5, whose product MGFLTNNINADYDLTRQREYILKAAAHTDPSYGCPPLKRPLSFYIRMGVVNLDKPAGPTSHEVTAWVRDMLELPRAGHSGSLDPRVTGVLPIMLGKATKAVSALRLSAKEYICLMRLHENVPEERVRKVCDEFTGPIYQTPPVVSAVKRAIRTRNIYSFDVLEVEDDLVLFRVRCEAGTYIRKLCHDIGLVIGCGAHMQQLRRVGTGPFDESSLVTLHDLKDAFVFWQENGDEDHLRRIIRPMEEALVHLPHITIRDSAVSAICHGAALTVPGIVGLDSDVQKKADVAVFSLKGEVVALAKASMDSSEILDLSSGIAAITERVIMDADVYPSRWNTKRMQRT is encoded by the coding sequence GTGGGTTTTTTAACGAATAATATTAATGCTGATTACGATTTAACCCGACAAAGGGAATATATTCTCAAAGCAGCTGCTCATACAGATCCGTCTTATGGTTGTCCTCCTCTTAAGCGTCCTCTCTCTTTTTACATCAGGATGGGAGTGGTAAACCTTGACAAACCTGCTGGGCCTACAAGTCATGAGGTCACTGCGTGGGTCAGGGATATGCTTGAACTTCCCAGAGCAGGCCATTCAGGGTCCCTGGATCCACGTGTGACAGGGGTCTTGCCGATTATGCTGGGTAAGGCAACAAAAGCTGTCTCCGCACTTCGTCTTTCAGCCAAGGAATATATCTGCCTCATGCGCCTCCATGAAAATGTTCCTGAAGAACGTGTGCGAAAGGTATGCGATGAATTTACCGGTCCTATATACCAGACCCCTCCTGTAGTTTCGGCAGTCAAGCGTGCTATCAGGACGCGCAATATTTATTCCTTTGATGTTCTGGAAGTCGAAGACGATCTTGTACTTTTCAGGGTTAGATGTGAGGCAGGAACCTATATACGCAAACTCTGTCATGATATCGGGCTTGTGATTGGCTGTGGGGCCCATATGCAACAGCTCAGAAGGGTTGGTACAGGACCATTTGATGAGTCATCGCTTGTCACTCTGCATGACCTGAAAGACGCTTTTGTATTCTGGCAGGAAAATGGTGATGAAGACCATTTGCGTCGTATTATTAGGCCAATGGAGGAAGCCCTTGTACACTTGCCGCACATCACAATCCGTGATTCCGCCGTGAGTGCGATTTGTCATGGGGCAGCACTTACAGTACCGGGTATTGTCGGTCTCGATTCTGATGTCCAAAAAAAGGCTGATGTTGCTGTTTTTAGTTTGAAAGGTGAAGTTGTTGCTCTTGCAAAAGCATCAATGGACTCATCTGAGATCCTGGATTTATCCAGCGGAATTGCTGCTATCACCGAAAGAGTAATAATGGATGCCGATGTTTATCCGAGTCGCTGGAATACAAAACGTATGCAGCGTACATGA
- a CDS encoding adenylate kinase — MNVVLFGPPGAGKGTQAKELSRYYDIPHISTGDILRANVKQGTELGKKAEHYMNRGELVPDEVLIGIIKNRLAEPDCKKGYLLDGYPRTIPQADALDGILDEIGMPLDVVLNIDVPDEELVGRLSGRYMCKCGNSYHIKFNPPKNEGLCDSCGGQLYQRDDDKEEVIRQRLESYKNKTQPLIDYYANKDLVVHINGEKDIKDVFDDIRGVLDKYVN, encoded by the coding sequence ATGAATGTGGTGTTATTTGGGCCACCGGGTGCCGGAAAAGGCACCCAGGCCAAAGAACTTTCCAGATACTATGATATTCCCCATATCTCTACGGGGGATATCCTCAGGGCCAATGTAAAGCAAGGAACCGAACTGGGCAAAAAGGCGGAGCATTACATGAACCGCGGAGAACTTGTGCCCGATGAAGTTCTGATAGGTATTATTAAAAATCGTCTGGCAGAACCTGATTGCAAGAAAGGTTATTTGCTGGATGGTTATCCCCGTACAATACCACAGGCTGATGCCCTGGATGGTATTCTTGATGAAATCGGAATGCCACTGGATGTCGTGCTGAATATTGATGTTCCGGATGAAGAACTTGTAGGACGCCTTTCCGGTCGTTACATGTGTAAATGTGGTAACAGTTATCACATAAAGTTCAATCCTCCAAAAAATGAAGGTCTCTGTGACTCCTGTGGGGGACAACTGTACCAGCGTGATGATGATAAGGAAGAAGTCATTCGCCAGCGTTTGGAATCCTATAAAAATAAGACACAGCCATTGATAGATTATTATGCTAACAAGGATTTAGTGGTGCATATCAATGGCGAAAAGGACATAAAGGATGTATTTGATGATATTCGTGGTGTCCTTGATAAATATGTGAATTGA
- a CDS encoding DUF106 domain-containing protein, translating into MVALENAKLKQLLERFVIAVGISLMLGIVLIGEEGREIIGSIVGIIMDPIIMLVGESNFHVMLFIMAAITALYASLIQKYTIDWELMRSTQERMKSFQKEYREAQLAQNNYMINKLDEQRKEMMSDQMEMSKQQFKPMAYISIISLPLFMWAYYYISEHGSAVLTFPFMGETLLTTPIIGPIQYWIFWYFITSLAISQVVRKALDIGGV; encoded by the coding sequence ATGGTTGCCTTGGAAAATGCAAAATTAAAACAGCTGCTTGAAAGATTTGTCATAGCTGTAGGTATATCTCTTATGCTTGGAATCGTTCTGATTGGCGAGGAAGGCAGGGAAATAATCGGATCGATTGTGGGAATTATAATGGACCCAATCATCATGCTGGTTGGTGAGAGTAATTTCCATGTTATGCTTTTTATCATGGCTGCCATTACTGCTCTTTATGCTTCTCTTATCCAGAAATATACTATTGACTGGGAACTTATGCGCAGTACTCAGGAGCGTATGAAATCTTTCCAAAAGGAGTATCGTGAAGCGCAGTTGGCCCAGAACAATTACATGATCAATAAACTGGATGAGCAGCGTAAGGAAATGATGTCTGACCAGATGGAAATGTCCAAGCAGCAGTTCAAGCCAATGGCCTATATTAGTATTATATCCCTTCCACTTTTCATGTGGGCATATTACTACATAAGTGAACATGGTAGTGCTGTACTTACATTCCCCTTCATGGGTGAGACCCTTCTGACAACTCCTATAATCGGGCCTATCCAGTACTGGATATTCTGGTATTTTATCACTTCTCTGGCTATCAGTCAGGTTGTGCGAAAGGCTCTGGATATCGGTGGCGTGTGA
- a CDS encoding uL15m family ribosomal protein has product MGKTQTKKYRGSRTCGGGTTKNRRGAGNRGGRGRCGEVNHHFVLALQGGYTHGKYGFKRPLKSIHEVSIVNVGELDELADQLVVDGLANVEDGVYKINLADLEIEKVLGSGKVNKKMEITASSFSGSARSKIEEAGGSCVAIKE; this is encoded by the coding sequence ATGGGTAAAACTCAAACAAAGAAGTACAGGGGTTCCAGAACCTGTGGTGGCGGTACTACCAAAAACAGGCGTGGTGCTGGAAACCGCGGTGGGCGTGGCAGATGTGGCGAAGTGAATCACCACTTTGTCCTTGCACTCCAGGGTGGTTACACCCACGGTAAGTATGGATTCAAACGTCCTTTGAAATCAATTCATGAAGTTTCCATTGTAAATGTGGGTGAACTTGATGAACTTGCAGACCAGCTTGTAGTGGATGGTCTTGCAAATGTTGAGGATGGTGTCTATAAGATCAATCTTGCAGACCTGGAAATTGAAAAAGTTCTGGGCTCAGGAAAGGTTAACAAAAAAATGGAAATTACAGCATCCAGTTTTTCCGGATCTGCTCGATCAAAGATCGAGGAAGCCGGCGGATCATGTGTTGCTATAAAAGAGTAA
- a CDS encoding 50S ribosomal protein L18: protein MATGPRYKVPFRRRREGRTDYHQRLRLLLSKENRLVVRKSIRNVRIQLVIPNNEGDETLVSAISGELGKYGYEGSTSNTTAAYLTGLLFGNKALAEGYETGVLDIGLQSPSAGCKVYAALKGVVDSGMDIPHNPAVFPSDERISGEHVAEYLEGSNLPEVFEATKEKILSDFN from the coding sequence ATGGCAACAGGCCCCCGTTATAAAGTTCCTTTCAGAAGACGAAGGGAAGGGCGTACTGATTATCACCAACGTCTGAGACTGCTCCTTTCAAAAGAAAATCGTCTTGTTGTTAGGAAAAGTATTAGGAATGTCAGGATACAGCTGGTAATTCCAAATAATGAAGGAGACGAAACTCTTGTCTCCGCAATTTCAGGCGAATTGGGCAAATACGGTTATGAGGGATCTACCAGCAACACCACTGCAGCTTATCTTACAGGCTTGCTTTTTGGAAACAAAGCGCTTGCTGAAGGCTATGAAACAGGTGTTCTGGATATTGGATTACAATCTCCCTCTGCCGGTTGTAAAGTCTATGCAGCTCTTAAAGGTGTAGTGGATTCCGGAATGGATATCCCGCACAATCCTGCTGTATTCCCATCAGATGAGCGCATAAGTGGAGAACATGTGGCAGAATATCTTGAAGGATCAAATCTGCCAGAGGTTTTCGAGGCGACAAAAGAAAAGATCCTTTCGGATTTCAATTAA
- a CDS encoding inorganic diphosphatase — MVKRQIESVLIEIPKGSRNKYEYDKEKEMIKFDRMLFSSMVYPCDYGFFPNTLALDGDPLDALVLTWEPTFPGCLIDVHPVALFDMKDDKGRDEKILCVPESDPLWIHIEIIDQVPPHLLKEITHFFETYKNLENKDVEIIGWKSLENAINVIKEAKNRHINQK; from the coding sequence ATGGTTAAAAGACAAATTGAAAGTGTACTTATAGAAATTCCAAAAGGAAGTCGAAATAAATATGAGTATGACAAGGAAAAGGAAATGATAAAGTTTGACAGGATGCTTTTTTCTTCGATGGTCTATCCCTGTGATTACGGTTTCTTTCCCAACACCCTTGCACTTGACGGAGACCCTTTAGATGCATTGGTATTAACATGGGAACCCACATTCCCCGGTTGTTTGATAGATGTGCACCCTGTTGCACTATTTGATATGAAGGATGATAAAGGCAGAGATGAAAAGATACTATGTGTTCCGGAAAGTGACCCATTGTGGATACACATAGAAATAATAGATCAGGTCCCACCTCATCTGTTAAAGGAGATTACTCATTTTTTTGAGACGTATAAAAACTTAGAAAATAAAGATGTGGAGATAATCGGATGGAAAAGTCTGGAAAATGCAATCAATGTAATTAAAGAAGCTAAAAACAGACACATAAACCAAAAGTAA
- a CDS encoding 50S ribosomal protein L30: protein MYAVIRMRGNVNVRKTISDTLTMLRLNRINHCVILDETPNNSGMIQKVKDYVAYGKIDAQTLAQILANRGKVEGGISLTDEYIAENTDFDSIASFAEAVSEGKASFSAVPGLKPVFRLHPPRKGHSGIKRPTQKGGVLGNHDENINVLLNKMR from the coding sequence ATGTATGCGGTTATAAGAATGCGTGGAAATGTTAATGTCAGGAAAACAATTTCTGATACATTAACTATGCTTCGCCTGAATCGTATAAATCACTGTGTGATACTCGATGAGACACCCAATAACAGTGGTATGATCCAGAAAGTGAAGGACTACGTGGCTTATGGTAAGATTGACGCACAAACCCTTGCCCAGATTCTTGCCAATCGTGGTAAAGTTGAAGGTGGGATTTCCCTTACCGATGAATACATTGCTGAAAATACAGATTTTGATTCGATTGCTTCTTTTGCAGAAGCTGTTTCCGAAGGCAAAGCCAGTTTTTCCGCAGTTCCAGGTCTGAAACCCGTATTCAGGTTGCATCCTCCAAGGAAAGGTCATTCAGGTATCAAGAGACCTACTCAGAAGGGTGGGGTACTTGGTAACCATGATGAAAACATCAATGTTCTTCTTAACAAGATGAGGTGA
- a CDS encoding 50S ribosomal protein L19e — translation MTNLNNQRRIASKVLGCGLNRVWLDPEASEDIAAAITREDIRELVESGNIKSAPVKGVSRGRARARDAKRKYGHRKGHGSRKGKKGARNPRKEQWMKKIRALRRRLKELRDDGTLDRSTYCKVYRKAKGGEYRSVAHLEAHLDIGKDE, via the coding sequence ATGACAAATCTCAACAACCAGCGCAGGATCGCATCTAAAGTATTAGGGTGCGGCCTGAACCGTGTCTGGCTTGACCCCGAAGCATCGGAGGATATCGCTGCTGCGATCACAAGGGAAGATATTCGTGAACTTGTTGAAAGTGGTAATATTAAGTCTGCACCGGTAAAAGGTGTAAGTCGTGGCAGGGCTCGTGCAAGGGATGCCAAGAGGAAATATGGCCACAGAAAGGGTCATGGATCCAGAAAAGGTAAGAAAGGTGCAAGAAACCCTCGTAAAGAGCAATGGATGAAAAAGATCCGTGCACTTCGTCGCAGGCTCAAAGAACTTCGTGATGATGGTACACTCGACAGATCCACCTATTGTAAGGTTTACAGGAAAGCCAAAGGTGGGGAATACAGAAGTGTTGCTCATCTTGAAGCTCACCTGGATATCGGAAAAGATGAATGA
- a CDS encoding 50S ribosomal protein L6, producing MVKETKKAIPIPEGVTVSYENKAFTASGEKGTNTKRLWYPGITITVDESEVTVDCQSVRKRQKAMVGTFASHIRNLMDGVVNGFEYKMKVVYSHFPMQLKVEGDKLLINNFLGEKRARVSRIIGETKVKTSSDEVTITGINREDVGQTASNMEQITRIKSFDPRVFQDGLYLIEKS from the coding sequence ATGGTTAAAGAAACGAAAAAGGCAATCCCAATCCCTGAAGGTGTGACAGTTTCTTATGAAAATAAGGCATTCACCGCCTCAGGAGAAAAAGGTACCAACACAAAGCGTCTCTGGTATCCCGGGATCACTATTACCGTTGATGAATCTGAAGTAACTGTGGATTGTCAGTCCGTAAGGAAAAGGCAAAAAGCAATGGTTGGAACCTTTGCTTCTCACATACGCAATCTTATGGATGGTGTTGTCAATGGTTTTGAGTATAAGATGAAAGTAGTTTACTCTCACTTTCCAATGCAGCTTAAAGTTGAAGGAGATAAATTGCTTATCAATAATTTCCTTGGTGAGAAAAGAGCAAGGGTTTCCAGAATAATTGGTGAAACCAAAGTCAAAACCAGCTCTGATGAAGTGACAATTACTGGCATCAACAGGGAAGATGTAGGACAAACTGCTTCCAATATGGAACAGATTACCCGCATCAAATCTTTTGATCCCCGTGTATTCCAGGACGGATTATATCTTATTGAGAAGAGTTGA
- a CDS encoding 30S ribosomal protein S8, whose translation MVLLDPLADALSVIKNAESVGKQECTVKPASKLIGNVLKVMKESGYIGEFEFEDDGKAGLYKVELAGRINKCGAIKPRHSVGADNLEKWEKQFLPARNFGTLILTTPAGVISQYQAREQNVGGQLLSFVY comes from the coding sequence ATGGTATTATTAGATCCTCTTGCAGATGCTCTGTCGGTAATTAAGAATGCAGAATCCGTAGGTAAACAGGAATGTACCGTCAAACCTGCATCAAAACTGATTGGCAACGTCCTGAAAGTAATGAAAGAATCCGGATATATCGGTGAATTTGAGTTTGAAGATGACGGCAAAGCTGGTCTCTATAAGGTTGAACTTGCCGGAAGGATAAACAAATGTGGTGCTATTAAACCCAGACATTCAGTAGGTGCTGATAACCTCGAAAAATGGGAAAAGCAATTCCTTCCTGCAAGAAACTTCGGTACATTAATTCTCACTACTCCTGCTGGGGTAATCTCCCAGTACCAGGCACGTGAGCAAAATGTCGGAGGTCAGCTCCTTTCGTTTGTCTACTGA
- a CDS encoding 30S ribosomal protein S5 — protein sequence MAYQYEEDWVPLTRLGSLVAEGQITSMDEAIESGLPIRESNIVDILLPGLEDEVLDINMVQRMTDSGRRVKFRATVIVGNGDGYVGLGQAKDGQVGPAIRKAIRNAKMNITRVKRGCGSWECGCGLPHTVPSEVRGKAGSVNVELKPAPRGLGLAAGDTARKVLEKAGIKDVWTRTEGQTRTTLNFAKATYNALKHTGTIREPLKMECKEA from the coding sequence ATGGCATATCAATATGAAGAAGATTGGGTTCCTCTTACAAGACTTGGCAGTCTGGTAGCTGAAGGACAGATAACTTCCATGGATGAAGCTATTGAGTCAGGTTTGCCAATCAGGGAATCTAATATTGTGGATATACTGTTACCCGGTCTTGAAGATGAAGTACTTGATATTAACATGGTTCAGAGGATGACTGATTCTGGAAGACGTGTCAAGTTCAGGGCAACAGTTATTGTAGGAAATGGTGACGGGTATGTAGGTCTTGGTCAGGCCAAAGACGGACAGGTTGGACCTGCTATCCGCAAGGCAATTCGCAACGCTAAGATGAACATTACTCGTGTAAAACGTGGCTGTGGTTCCTGGGAATGTGGTTGTGGACTTCCACATACTGTTCCTTCCGAGGTGCGTGGCAAAGCAGGCAGTGTTAATGTAGAACTCAAACCAGCTCCCAGGGGTCTTGGTCTTGCTGCAGGGGACACTGCAAGAAAAGTGCTTGAAAAGGCCGGTATCAAGGATGTCTGGACAAGGACCGAAGGTCAGACCAGAACTACCCTCAATTTTGCCAAAGCAACTTACAATGCTCTCAAGCATACCGGTACAATTAGGGAACCTCTCAAAATGGAATGTAAGGAGGCCTGA
- the secY gene encoding preprotein translocase subunit SecY — protein sequence MSFKESLEPFFNRLPAVASPEGHVHFKNKLLWTLGILMLYFALANVPLFGLSSESIDLFEQYRAFFAGASGSLMLLGIGPIVTASIVLQLLTGADIIKLDMSDPRDQAFFQGAQKFLVFVMIVLTALPQIIGGYIQPDAGIAASLGVGLGVITFLIFLQICVGGVLILFMDEIVSKWGIGSGVGLFIVAGVSQQIVTGLINWVPDSSGLPSGIIPKWLYIIQNVGADYLFSGDGFMFILIQGGILALITTVAIFFLVVYAESTRIEIPLAHSSVKGARGRFPVKLIYASVLPMILVRALQANIQLIGLMLAGRGITIFGEYSGSTPINGLMYYLAPIHSPYDWIPSLVQETFTGYGVAAPELWQIGLHVIVDAAFLIAGGIIFALFWIETTGMGAKPTARKVFNSGMQIPGFRRNIGSIEKVMDRYIPKVTIIGGAFIGVLTLVASLLGTIGGAGGTGLLLTVSIVYRLYEDIASEQMMEMHPMMRSFFGQE from the coding sequence ATGAGCTTTAAGGAAAGTTTAGAACCGTTTTTTAACAGATTACCTGCTGTGGCAAGTCCGGAAGGGCATGTTCACTTCAAGAATAAACTGCTGTGGACTCTGGGGATCCTCATGCTGTACTTTGCTCTTGCAAATGTACCTCTGTTTGGGCTTTCCTCGGAATCCATTGACCTATTCGAACAATACAGGGCTTTCTTTGCTGGAGCTTCTGGTTCTTTGATGCTTCTTGGTATTGGGCCTATTGTTACTGCATCCATTGTTCTTCAGCTTCTCACAGGTGCAGATATTATAAAACTGGACATGTCAGATCCCCGGGATCAAGCATTTTTCCAGGGTGCCCAAAAGTTCCTAGTATTCGTTATGATTGTACTTACTGCGCTGCCTCAGATTATTGGAGGTTACATTCAGCCTGATGCAGGTATTGCCGCATCTCTGGGAGTGGGTCTGGGAGTAATTACATTCCTGATATTCCTCCAGATATGTGTGGGTGGAGTATTGATCCTCTTTATGGACGAAATTGTTTCCAAATGGGGTATTGGATCTGGTGTAGGACTTTTCATTGTTGCGGGTGTTTCTCAGCAGATTGTGACTGGTTTAATTAACTGGGTACCCGATTCATCAGGATTGCCTTCCGGTATTATTCCCAAATGGCTTTATATCATCCAGAATGTAGGAGCAGATTATCTTTTCTCCGGTGATGGTTTCATGTTTATCCTGATACAGGGTGGGATATTGGCGCTTATCACTACAGTTGCAATCTTCTTTTTGGTCGTATATGCAGAAAGTACCCGTATTGAAATTCCTCTTGCACATAGTTCTGTGAAAGGGGCAAGAGGTCGTTTCCCTGTGAAATTGATCTATGCTTCAGTTCTGCCGATGATCCTTGTCAGGGCACTACAGGCAAACATACAGTTAATCGGTCTTATGCTTGCAGGTCGGGGTATTACAATTTTTGGAGAATACTCCGGTTCAACCCCTATAAACGGGTTAATGTATTACTTGGCTCCTATCCATAGTCCTTATGACTGGATTCCTTCTTTAGTACAGGAAACCTTTACAGGTTATGGTGTGGCTGCCCCTGAACTCTGGCAGATTGGTCTCCACGTAATTGTGGATGCAGCCTTCCTGATTGCCGGTGGTATCATATTTGCGCTGTTCTGGATAGAGACTACAGGAATGGGTGCCAAACCCACGGCCAGAAAAGTGTTTAATTCCGGTATGCAGATTCCCGGTTTCAGGAGAAATATTGGCAGTATTGAAAAGGTAATGGACCGCTATATTCCCAAGGTTACTATAATAGGTGGTGCATTTATCGGTGTTCTGACATTGGTTGCCAGTTTGCTTGGTACCATTGGTGGAGCAGGTGGTACAGGTCTTCTGTTGACTGTAAGTATTGTCTACAGGTTGTATGAAGACATCGCTTCTGAACAGATGATGGAAATGCATCCAATGATGCGGTCTTTCTTCGGACAGGAGTAA